From one Erythrobacter sp. HKB08 genomic stretch:
- a CDS encoding NAD(+) synthase — translation MSDTHPFYDLHTHGFVRVATSTPKVRTADVAYNAEGILEEARKADAQNVDLLLYPELCLSSYAIDDLHMQTALLEAVETHLANIVEASREIATVLVIGAPLRRNGRVYNCALAICRGEILGIVPKSFLPNYREYYEKRWFARGHECIGLTLDICGASVPFGTDVIFAHPTIPGFSFGIEICEDYWAPNPPGIRAALAGATIVLNLSASNITIGKSDERHLLCRASSARGACAYAYSASGYGESTTDMAWDGQGMIFELGDELVESVRFDRRPELCIADVDCQRILNERMRMGTFNDAAEADGRPEDWYRTVSFDHEPAGGDIGLERPVRRYPFVPNRQHKLDEDCYEAFNIQVSGLIRRIEATNPKSLVIGISGGLDSTHALIVAAKACDELGLPRTTIRGYTMPGFGTSDLTRSNAWKLMEALGITAEEIDIKPTATMMLENIGHPFADGEPVYDVTFENVQAGLRTDYLFRLSGQHGGWVIGTGDLSELALGWCTYGVGDQMSHYNVNSGVPKTLIQYLIRWTTTTHQFDDATDEILLSILDTEISPELVPAGADGEIQSTESTIGPYALNDFFLHHIIRWGQKPSHVAFLAWHAWHDVKAGEWPEGFPDERKGEYDLATIRHWLEKFLWRFFQFSQFKRSALPNGPKVSAGGALSPRGDWRAPSDAVADLWLQELKDGLPDS, via the coding sequence ATGAGCGACACCCATCCGTTCTACGATTTGCATACCCACGGCTTCGTCCGCGTCGCGACGAGCACGCCCAAGGTGCGCACCGCCGACGTGGCCTACAACGCCGAAGGGATACTCGAGGAAGCGCGCAAGGCGGACGCGCAGAACGTCGACCTGCTGCTCTATCCCGAGCTGTGCCTGTCCTCCTACGCGATCGACGATTTGCACATGCAGACCGCGCTGCTCGAAGCGGTCGAGACGCATCTGGCGAATATCGTCGAGGCAAGCCGGGAGATAGCGACCGTACTCGTCATCGGCGCGCCGCTGCGCCGCAACGGCCGGGTCTACAATTGCGCGCTGGCGATCTGCCGCGGCGAAATCCTCGGCATCGTGCCCAAGAGCTTCCTGCCGAACTACCGCGAGTATTACGAGAAGCGCTGGTTCGCGCGCGGTCACGAATGCATCGGGCTGACACTCGACATCTGCGGGGCGAGCGTGCCCTTCGGGACCGACGTGATCTTCGCCCATCCGACCATCCCCGGTTTCAGCTTCGGGATCGAGATTTGCGAGGATTACTGGGCTCCGAACCCGCCCGGCATCCGTGCCGCGCTGGCCGGTGCGACCATCGTCCTCAACCTCTCGGCCTCCAACATCACCATCGGCAAGTCGGACGAGCGCCACCTGTTGTGCCGTGCAAGCAGCGCGCGCGGCGCGTGCGCCTATGCCTATTCGGCGAGCGGCTATGGCGAGAGCACGACCGACATGGCGTGGGACGGGCAGGGCATGATCTTTGAACTTGGCGACGAGCTGGTCGAAAGCGTGCGCTTCGACCGCCGGCCCGAACTCTGCATCGCCGATGTCGACTGCCAGCGCATCCTCAATGAACGCATGCGGATGGGCACGTTCAACGATGCCGCCGAAGCCGATGGCAGGCCGGAAGACTGGTATCGCACGGTCAGCTTCGACCACGAACCGGCAGGCGGCGATATCGGGCTAGAGCGCCCCGTACGGCGCTATCCCTTCGTGCCCAACCGCCAGCACAAGCTGGACGAGGATTGCTACGAGGCGTTCAACATCCAGGTCTCCGGCCTCATCCGCCGGATCGAGGCGACCAACCCGAAGTCGCTCGTTATCGGCATTTCCGGCGGGCTAGACAGCACCCATGCGCTGATCGTCGCGGCCAAGGCATGCGACGAGCTTGGCCTGCCGCGCACTACGATCCGCGGCTATACCATGCCGGGTTTCGGCACTTCGGATCTTACCAGGTCGAACGCGTGGAAGCTGATGGAAGCGCTCGGCATCACCGCCGAGGAAATCGACATCAAGCCGACCGCGACGATGATGCTGGAGAACATCGGCCACCCCTTCGCCGATGGCGAGCCGGTTTACGACGTGACCTTCGAGAATGTGCAGGCGGGCCTGCGCACCGATTACCTGTTCCGCCTGTCGGGCCAGCATGGCGGCTGGGTTATCGGGACGGGCGACCTTTCCGAACTCGCGCTCGGCTGGTGCACCTATGGCGTGGGCGACCAGATGAGCCACTACAACGTCAATTCGGGCGTGCCGAAGACGCTGATCCAGTATCTCATCCGCTGGACCACCACGACGCACCAGTTCGACGATGCGACCGATGAAATCCTGCTCTCGATCCTCGATACCGAGATTTCGCCCGAGCTCGTGCCCGCCGGTGCGGACGGCGAAATCCAGAGCACCGAGAGCACCATCGGCCCCTATGCGCTCAACGACTTCTTCCTCCACCACATCATCCGCTGGGGGCAGAAGCCGAGCCATGTCGCCTTCCTCGCCTGGCATGCATGGCACGATGTGAAGGCGGGCGAATGGCCCGAGGGTTTCCCGGACGAACGCAAGGGCGAATACGACCTCGCGACGATCCGCCACTGGCTCGAGA